A window of Candidatus Woesearchaeota archaeon genomic DNA:
TATCCAGCCTGGTGAAATCACCTTTGCAGTCATGGCAAGGAACGCCACAAACGAGCCCAACAGGCTTGTTGCCGCATCAATTGGCTATGCCCTGCCTGCTGATCCGAGCCAGTACGGCTACCTTTCCGAGCACCATCCTTTTGGCGAGACAGACGAGAAGGCGGGCGATTATGCCGAGGACCTTGCCGCCACAATGCTGGCAACGACATTGGGTGTGGAATTTGACCCCAATACAGCGTGGGACGAGCGCGAGAAGCAGTTCAAAATGTCCGGGAAAATAGTCAAGACCTACAATGTCACGCAATCAGCTGAAGGCGATAAGAACGGCCTATGGACAACAGTGATTGCAGCTGCCATACTCCTCCCTCCTGAAGAGCGTGGCCTGGTGGAAAAGCTCCAGAAAGGGAAAGCATAGGTGGTCATGGCATGGATATTTTAGCCAAAGGCGCTGAGGCCACAATAATAAGGGACAATGAAACAGTTCGAAAAAACCGTGAGAAAAAAAGCTACAGGCTCAGCCAGATAGACGACCGGCTTCGCTCAGCCAGGACAAAAAAGGAAGCAAACATCTTGAGGAAGCTGCAGTCCAGCTCATTTCCATCCCCAAAAATAATCTCCTCGACCCCTGAATCAGGCATGCTTGTCATGGAGCATATCCCGGGCCCGAAAATCAGGGACATCCTGGAAAATTCAGATTACACTTCAATCGCCAGGGAGATCGGGGAAAGGGTTGCGCGCCTGCACAATATGGGCATCATCCACGGCGACCTGACAACCTCCAACATGATCCTGAAGCAGGGGCATGTTTATTTCCTGGATTTCGGCCTGAGCTATACATCGGAAAGGGTGGAGGACCGCGCAGTTGATTTGCACTTATTCCGCCAGGCGCTTGAATCAAAGCATCACACGATTTGGCAAAAGGCGTTTGCAGCATTTGGCGACAGCTATTCAAGGCATGCCGGGCGCGCAAGGGAAATCCTCGCAAGGTTCGAGATTGTTGAAATGCGAGGCAGGTACAAGCAGAAGGGAAGCTGAAGTTTCATCCAGGTTTTTAAATTAAGGGATAGGTATTTAAACACTGTATGCTCCTTTTTCCCTGAACAAAATGGCGAAGATTGTAATTCTGGGAGGTGGATTTGCAGGCATGCATGCAGCCAGAAAGCTCCTGGCAAACCTTGATCAAAAAACGCACAAGGTTGTCATGATCAGCAAGCATTCTGATTTTGTCTTCACTCCCCTTTTGCCCGAAGTTGAGATAGGCTTATTGGAGCCTTCTGAAGTAACACAGGATATACCCTCGGTCCTCAGGAAAAGAAATTTTGAATTCAGGAAGGCCGAAATAAAGTCAGTTGATTTTGAGAAAAAAATTGTGCATACGGACGCGGGCGATGAAAATTATGATTTCCTGTTTATCAGCATGGGCTCTGTGATAAACAAATCAGCCATTTCCCACCTTAAGATCCCTGATGAGAATGTCTATTGCCTGAAGAATATCAATGATTCCCTGAGAATTCTGAACAAGATAAATGACCTCGCTGCAAAGTATGAGGCATCCGCCAGCGCAAGGAAGCAAATCAACATTGTTTTTGTTGGCGCAGGGGCAACTGCCATTGAAGTCGCAGGCGAAATAAGGGACCATTTTAAGAGGCATTTTGCCAGGGCCGGGAATCATGAGGCAATCAAAGATGTGCATATCCACATGCTTGAAAAATCCGGCAAAATCCTGCCGCAGGTCCCTGACTCATTTCGGGATGAAGTGCTTTCCAGGCTGAAATCCGGGAGCATTGAGATTCTTTACAACTCAAAAATCCTCAGCTATGAGAAAGGCAGGATAGAAATTGAAACAGCTGAAGGGCCAATGAAGCTTGGCGTGAGCCTTTTCTTCCTGTCTGCTGGCGTAAATCCAGCCCCATGTGATACAGGTAAAAGCATTAAGGATGGAAGGGGATGCATAGTTGTTGATGAGCACCTGCAGGTCAAGGGAGTGGAGGATGCATGGGCAGCTGGCGACATTGCCTGCATCAACAACCCAAAGGACGGCACACCTGTGCCCATGCAGGCCCAATCAGCAGTTTCCGGCGGAAAAATAGCAGGATTCAACATAATTGCAAAAATAATGAACAGGCCCCAGCTCCAGTTTTCCTTTGAATCAAAGGGTTTCTTGCTCTCAGTCGGCCAGGGAAATGCAGTTGGCGAGATATTTGGCCGGATTTACACAGGTTACTGGGTCTGGTGGCTCAAAAGGACTGTTTACTGCAATGAGTTCTTTGGGATTTGGTGCAAGATGGGGAAATTTTTCAGCATCAGCCTTTTTTCCATTTTTAGGAAAAAATAATGTCATTCTGATCTCTTTTAAGTTTCAGTCAAGAAATAAACAAAAAAAGAAAAAATGGGATTACCATTCCTTCTTGAAAATTGTTGCTTCCAGCGAAAGCTTTCCCGGCCCGGAAAGCATCAATGCCACTGCAATGGCCAGTAAAGCCAGGTCCAGCTCATAGCCACCAACAAGCGGCATTCCCCACTTCGCACGGAATATTGCAACAAGCATAACAATTCCAATTAGCGTTGCTGCATATCTTGTGAACAGCCCAAGCAAAACCAGTATGCCGCCGAAGAATTCCACAATGGCAGCAACATATGCCATGAATGCAGGCATGCCCAGTCCGACCACCATTCCGGTGAAGGCTTCCATGCCAGGTGCCCCTCCCCACAATTTGCCATAACCATGCGCAATAAACACAATGCCGAGCACGACCCTGAGGACAGTGGGCGCCCAGTCACTGCATTTTGCAAACCATTTGCTCATTCCTGCCATTCTCAAATCACCCCCGAATGCACAGTTCAAACCTATAATTAAGCCTGATATACTACCTGGGAGTATTAAAACCTTTGCTTTGAATATGGAACAGAGAATTGTGGATTACTAATATCATGACTCCATAAGAAGGAAAACCTTTAATAGCGGTTTCTTTTTGCATAATCTGCGCAAATCACTCACTATAGCGTATAGCGAATATCGCGTTTGCATGGAGTTCAGGGGATTGAGCGAAGCGAAATCCCCTCAAGACTAATTCAAGTATCAAATGATCGTGTCATTTGCTCCGCTAGTGCAGTCAACGGATAGCCTTTTAACAAAGGCTATCATCCAAAAATGTCCTTTCTCCGAAAGGACGGATTTGCTTGCGCAAATCAACGTATAGCAATCATCTCGATTACCAGTAAATTGCGTCGAGGGACTTTATGTCCCTCTTGTTTTTACCAGATTTTTTTAAAAAATCTGCCGCGGAGCTGACCTCAGCTCGCACGGAAGGTAGGGAGACGTTCCTTCGGAAGTCTCCCGAACTGCGTCACAGAACGGAGTCATGGGATTAGAATGATAGCGAATTGCGTCGAGAGGCTTTATGCCTCTCTTGTTTTTACCAGATTTTTTTTAAAAATCTGCTCCGCTAGTGCAGTCAACGGATAGCCTTTTAACAAAGGCTATCATCCAAAAATGTCCTTTCTCCGAAAGGACGGATTTGCTCACGCAAATCAAGTTATAATATTCATAACGTTTGCATGGAGTTCAGGGGATTGAGCTTTGCGAAATCCCCTCAAGACTAATTCAAGTATCAAATGATCGTGTCATTTGCTCCGCTAGTGTAGTCCGGCCAATCATACAGCCCTCTCGAGGCTGTGACCCGGGTTCGAATCCCGGGCGGAGCATTTTATGGAGAAGAAATATATTTCAGCCGTGCTTGGCAGCATTCCTGTCACTGGATTTGTGCTTATCTGCTATTTTGCAGCTGTGTCCGGCACCCTTACCGAAGTCCGGGCCAACTACGCGCTTTTTTATCTTGACTGGGTTTTCCTTTTTTTCAATCTGCTCCTGCCCTATGCAATTGGCATAAAGTGGCGCAGGGTTTTCATATTCTATATTCCCTCCCTTGCAATTTTGTTTGCCATCCAGTATTCGTGGGACTGGCTTGGCCCTGTCGGGCTTGTCCACTTGGCAATAATGCCTTTGGAGGCAGCTTTGTTCATATCAATGATTTTGGCCGAGCCTGCCAACCTGAAGGCTTATGTCATCGCCATGCTTTTTCCCGCTGCATATTTTCTCTCTGCACTTTTTGTTGTCATCTTCATCTACAGCCGCGGCACAGACTGGATTGAAATATCCCTTGACGCATTGGGCCTTGCCATCATAATGCTAAGGTTATGGCATCTCTCTTCCTCCCGCAGGTAAACCATTAGCTTTTTATGCGGGCAGGCTTACATTTACTCCTTCTCAAAGGGGTGTGGCAGGATCGGCAGGAATTTTTTAGTGGCACAGCGGGCATGGCTATAATCATGCAGAAAATTTCCATTGGCATTTGGGCGCATATGGGTGAAATTGATGGAATCATACAAACTGATGAAACAGGGGCTTTTTGTGGCTGACACAGAGTTTAAGCTGGAAATACATTATGAGCTCCCGCATAAATTATTTTCAAGGCCCATTTTCTTTCTTTCCTACATGCTGAGGAGGCCTGATGGCACAACAGCTGATTCCGGCAAAATGAGGCTCCCATTTGGAACTGCCTATGGACCATGGCTCAGGAAAAAGGCAGCTGAGAAAAACATAAGGCTATACCATCGCAATGGAAAGTTTCACCCAGGGGATGATGTCAATAAATTAAGGCAAAAGGATAAATTCTTGCTCAGGGAAATAGGCCCGCTGCAGCACGCGCTTGTTGATGCCAAGATGCGCGCCTTCAACGCCATTGCGAAGGTAACCACCATTTATCCTTATGCTGTCACCCGCTTGTCTCAGCACAACCCATATTTTCCTGGCCAGGCTGTGCCCCCCCAGATTGATGAAGCCAACAATACAGAGCCTGGCCAAAGCAATCTGTTCGATTCGCCTGAACCAACCGCTGCAAATCCCCTGGAGCTTCAACAGGCCAGGCCTGACGATCATACAATGCGGCTCAACCTAGTTTATCTTGTGATGCAATACCGTTCCGCTGACAGGATGTCAGAAGAATGGGACACTCCCCTGGAAAAGACTGAGGCATACCTTGTCGGCCGCCTTGGCACAGGGCGAAGAAACACACCGCTCCTGCGGACGTATCTGCCCGTAGTATGGGACCCGGCATTGGCCCGGCAGGAATTTTTTGCATTGGACGCTGCAGTCAAGGACCAGATGATTCATGAAAACTTGCGCGGCGTTCCGGATGACTTTGGCAGGCAGGAGGCTTTTCCTGATTTGGAAAGGCGCCTGCATGTTATGCTTGCTGAGCATTATAATCTCATGAGAAATGACCTGCTTCTGCCTGGCGTTTTTTGAGATTGAAAACATCTATTCTGCTAAACTTATGTGGCACTTTTCGCGAATCTTTAAAAAGAAATCTGCCTGTCATGCTCCTATGTTCAAAACAGCGGATTCAGTTGCAATCTCGGGGCTTGTAAAAATCTTCAGCCGCGGCAGGAAGACAGTGAAAGCCCTGGACAATGTGTCTTTTAGCATCCGCAAAGGCGAAATATTTGGCCTGCTGGGGCCCAATGGCGCAGGGAAAACCACCCTCATAAGCGTGCTGTGCGGCCTTCTGGAAAAAAATGCAGGAAGGGTTGAAATATT
This region includes:
- a CDS encoding DoxX family protein; the protein is MSKWFAKCSDWAPTVLRVVLGIVFIAHGYGKLWGGAPGMEAFTGMVVGLGMPAFMAYVAAIVEFFGGILVLLGLFTRYAATLIGIVMLVAIFRAKWGMPLVGGYELDLALLAIAVALMLSGPGKLSLEATIFKKEW
- a CDS encoding Kae1-associated serine/threonine protein kinase, with protein sequence MDILAKGAEATIIRDNETVRKNREKKSYRLSQIDDRLRSARTKKEANILRKLQSSSFPSPKIISSTPESGMLVMEHIPGPKIRDILENSDYTSIAREIGERVARLHNMGIIHGDLTTSNMILKQGHVYFLDFGLSYTSERVEDRAVDLHLFRQALESKHHTIWQKAFAAFGDSYSRHAGRAREILARFEIVEMRGRYKQKGS
- a CDS encoding FAD-dependent oxidoreductase; translation: MAKIVILGGGFAGMHAARKLLANLDQKTHKVVMISKHSDFVFTPLLPEVEIGLLEPSEVTQDIPSVLRKRNFEFRKAEIKSVDFEKKIVHTDAGDENYDFLFISMGSVINKSAISHLKIPDENVYCLKNINDSLRILNKINDLAAKYEASASARKQINIVFVGAGATAIEVAGEIRDHFKRHFARAGNHEAIKDVHIHMLEKSGKILPQVPDSFRDEVLSRLKSGSIEILYNSKILSYEKGRIEIETAEGPMKLGVSLFFLSAGVNPAPCDTGKSIKDGRGCIVVDEHLQVKGVEDAWAAGDIACINNPKDGTPVPMQAQSAVSGGKIAGFNIIAKIMNRPQLQFSFESKGFLLSVGQGNAVGEIFGRIYTGYWVWWLKRTVYCNEFFGIWCKMGKFFSISLFSIFRKK
- a CDS encoding arginine decarboxylase, pyruvoyl-dependent, with the protein product MYVPDKMFFTKGVGRHKDYLQSFELALRDAQIEKCNLVTVSSIYPPNCERISLEEGVRRIQPGEITFAVMARNATNEPNRLVAASIGYALPADPSQYGYLSEHHPFGETDEKAGDYAEDLAATMLATTLGVEFDPNTAWDEREKQFKMSGKIVKTYNVTQSAEGDKNGLWTTVIAAAILLPPEERGLVEKLQKGKA